The DNA segment TCGGGACCCGCGCAGCCTCGGGATGGGTATCGCGATTCCGCTCCTTCTCCTCGTACTTTTCGGGTACGCGCTTTCGCTCGACGTCGACAACGTGCCCCTCCTCGTCTGGGACCAGAGCCGGACGCCTCAGAGCCGTGAGATCGTCAGCCGCTTCACGGGCTCGCGCTACTTCTCCGTCAAGGGGCAGCCCGACGGCTACGGCGCTATCGAGAGGGCGATCGACCGGGGCGACGCCCTGATGGGTCTCGTGATCCCCAGCGACCTCGGCAGACCCGAAGCGGACCGTGCCACGCCCCTCCAGCTCCTCGTGGACGGTAGCGACGCCAGCACCGCCGCCATCGCCATCGGTTACGCCGAGGGGGTGGTCCGAGGGTATGGGCTCGCCACGTCCGCCGAAGCCCTCGGGAGGGCTGGCGTACGGGTCCCCGAGTACCCGCTCGACGTCAGGTCGCGTGTGCTCTTCAACGAGGACCTCGAGTCGCGCAACTACATCATCCCGGGCCTGATCGCCGTGATCATGATGGTCATCGC comes from the Acidobacteriota bacterium genome and includes:
- a CDS encoding ABC transporter permease; amino-acid sequence: MNPRRLLAVSRKELIHVLRDPRSLGMGIAIPLLLLVLFGYALSLDVDNVPLLVWDQSRTPQSREIVSRFTGSRYFSVKGQPDGYGAIERAIDRGDALMGLVIPSDLGRPEADRATPLQLLVDGSDASTAAIAIGYAEGVVRGYGLATSAEALGRAGVRVPEYPLDVRSRVLFNEDLESRNYIIPGLIAVIMMVIAALLTSLTVAKEWESGTMEQLVSTPLKGPELILGKLLPYVGIGMLDVLLS